A genome region from Apus apus isolate bApuApu2 chromosome 2, bApuApu2.pri.cur, whole genome shotgun sequence includes the following:
- the PARP10 gene encoding protein mono-ADP-ribosyltransferase PARP10: MAVTPAGCGPPGPHCGVPAPPPAECGSSKKGENRARGRRRGLPGPSRPHRDTRLPPGAPRRSPPAPLTVRRPRFRSAPGGACRGAGPTWRRRCWSCTSRAGGARGGGPVRSCQRLGPLLFLTFESPQDAENILARGTHQLGGVYLGVCRAPPWDPSHLLLGGLDPQTPTELLEPRLEPLLGRPHSTFELHRGPAPGWGLLHLQDPLTPPELAAAQQRAGGCALALLRVPQTPSLLVRAEVPALSPDLLELYFENRRSGGGSVQQVQLLPGGRAAIVTFQELAAAQRVLQRPHRLQDTALALAPHYPFLGMMEGDTEPPSPDKEPPPPDTDPPTDTKDLLPATTDPSTDTGPQTDMDPPPDTAPVTPSAPAIPAEPLTPTPAAISSATGDPEGPKEVAWDEVVVVAEPGALRYLQQHYQDLLGSIPEASVLPLEGGDVSGFRVSGETEQCRAAAEFLQSLLGTVGTWPVTLQFPGVARFLRDEAGQKLLQQLEKRFQCVIDLDGVSWSPPDPQQELVELLPPRCHQDPLPPQSWHQDLPDDASGADGDGFQSSIEEIKELLAALRPGDGDGDAGDIVSWKQDPDAEPPTVGDDGTEDMVWGEWGFGVQEENEEEEEAQIVLAIQRSMDAERLEEEELARATALSLHSYQEEEAEAGGLLAALEASLEEALPAADTAQVTVFSAQDAAMVPAELERVLAGQLRAEEVPSERLWALPGSCRHLLALLQRRHAVRLCLRPGTATLHGFAPYTAAAARDLQHLLQCLPEPEGGPGNATATSTCWVRWDPSGTAVPYSPEAVALLERAWQCRQRRLDLLRDGRPVTVDLQRMEEFDIGSARASPVSRSRPPTESARRLLELGLPGLEEEEVRLLPLAESSEEFRDTIRHFYGTLQELHNRISIVQVQKLIHPLLYRQYQLKKASMERACAGAAVERILFHGTTETSSREICLHGFNRSFCGKNAALYGLGVYFAVDAAVSAREQYSPCSANGTKFIFMAKVLTGLFARGGPGLRAPPLREGAGAPLRYHSVVDNPHRPAIFVIFNDTQAYPQYLITCRCRGAPHSAPHGPSEPL, from the exons ATGGCGGTCACCCCCGcggggtgcggg cccccgggcCCGCACTGCGGGGTCCCCGCTCCGCCCCCCGCGGAATGCGGCAGCTCGAAGAAGGGGGAGAACCGCGCTCGTGGGCGGCGCAGGGGCCTGCCGGGACCCTCTCGCCCCCACCGGGATACCCGCCTTCCCCCGGGCGCCCCCCGgcgcagccccccagccccgctcacCGTGCGGCGCCCCCGGTTCCGCTCCGCGCCGGGCGGGGCCTGCCGAGGGGCGGGGCCTAC ctggaggaggaggtgctggtCCTGTACTTCGAGAGCCGGCGGCGCTCGGGGGGGGGGCCCGGTGCGGAGCTGCCAGCGCCTCGGCCCCCTCCTCTTTCTCACCTTCGAGAGTCCCCAGG ATGCTGAGAACATCCTGGCCCGCGGCACCCACCAGCTGGGGGGGGTCTATCTGGGGGTGTGCCGGGCCCCCCCTTGGGATccctcccacctgctgctggggggcttGGACCCCCAGACCcccactgagctgctggagccacGCCTGGAGCCCCTACTGGGCCGCCCCCACAGCACCTTCGAGTTGCACCGGGGCCCCGCGCCcggctgggggctgctgcacCTGCAGGACCCCCTCACACCCCCAG AGCTGGCGGCGGCGCAGCAGCGGGCAGGGGGGTGTGCGCTGGCCCTGCTGCGGGTGCCGCAGACCCCCAGCCTGCTGGTGCGGGCCGAGGTGCCAGCGCTGAGCCCCGACCTGCTCGAGCTCTACTTCGAGAACCGGcgcagcggcggcggcagcgtCCAGCAGGTGCAGCTGCTGCCGGGAGGGCGGGCGGCCATCGTCACCTtccaggagctggcag cagcgCAGCGGGTGCTGCAGAGACCACACcggctgcaggacacagcactGGCCCTCGCCCCCCACTACCCCTTCCTGGGGATGATGGAGGGGGACACGGAGCCCCCATCACCAGACAAGGAGCCCCCGCCACCAGACACAGACCCCCCGACAGACACAAAGGACCTTCTGCCAGCAACTACAGACCCCTCGACGGACACCGGCCCCCAGACAGACATGGACCCCCCACCAGACACAGCCCCTGTCaccccctcagcccctgccatCCCTGCAGAGCCACTGACACCAACTCCAGCTGCCATTTCCAGTGCTACCGGTGACCCAGAGGGTCCCAAGGAGGTGGCGTGGGatgaggtggtggtggtggcagagcCAGGTGCCCTGCGGTACCTGCAGCAGCACTACCAGGACCTGCTGGGCAGCATCCCTGAGGCCTCAGTGCTACCGCTGGAGGGGGGGGACGTCTCCGGGTTCAGG GTGAGCGGGGAGACAGAGCAATGCCGGGCAGCCGCCGAATTCCTGCAGAGCCTCCTGGGAACCGTGGGCACGTGGCCGGTCACCCTGCAGTTCCCCGGTGTCGCCCGGTTCCTGAGGGATGAGGCTGGGCAGAaactcctccagcagctggaaaagcgCTTCCAGTGCGTTATCGACTTGGATGGTGTCTCCTGGAGCCCCCCAGACCCCCAG caggagctggtggagctgctCCCACCACGATGCCATCAGGACCCCCTGCCACCTCAGTCCTGGCATCAGGACCTGCCTGATGATGCCAGTGGTGCCGATGGAGATGGTTTTCAGTCCAGCATAG AGGAGAtcaaggagctgctggctgcgCTGCGCCCTGGTGATGGTGATGGGGATGCTGGTGACATTGTGAGCTGGAAGCAGGACCCCGACGCTGAACCTCCCACCGTGGGTGACGATGGCACTGAGGACATGGTCTGGGGCGAGTGGGGGTTCGGGGTGCAGGAGGAGaacgaggaggaggaggaggcgcaGATTGTCCTGGCCATCCAGCGCTCCATGGACGCGGAGCGGcttgaggaggaggagctggcacGTGCCACTGCGCTGTCCCTGCACTCCTACCAGGAGGAGGAGGCCGAGGCCGGCGGGCTGCTGGCCGCACTGGAGGCCTCGCTGGAGGAGGCTCTGCCGGCGGCGGACACGGCGCAGGTGACGGTGTTCTCGGCACAGGACGCAGCGATGGTACCGGCGGAGCTGGAGCGGGTGCTGGCTGGGCAGCTGCGGGCCGAGGAGGTGCCGAGCGAGCGGCTGTGGGCACTGCCGGGCTCGTGCCGGCACCTCCTGGCGCTGCTGCAGCGCCGGCACGCTGTGCGCCTCTGCCTGCGCCCCGGCACCGCCACGCTGCACGGCTTCGCCCCCTACACCGCCGCGGCCGCGCGCGACCTCCAGcacctgctccagtgcctgccGGAGCCAGAGGGTGGTCCTGGTAACGCCACTGCCACCAGCACCTGCTGGGTGCGCTGGGATCCCTCTGGCACTGCTGTCCCCTACAGCCCCGAGGCCGTGGCACTGCTGGAGCGGGCCTGGCAGTGCCGGCAGCGCCGGCTGGACCTGCTGCGGGACGGACGGCCCGTCACCGTGGACCTGCAGCGCATGGAGGAGTTCGACATCGGCAGCGCCCGCGCCAGCCCTGTGTCCCGCAGCCGGCCCCCCACCGAAAGCGCCCGGCGCCTGCTCG agctggggttgccagggctggaggaggaggaggtgaggcTGCTGCCGCTGGCCGAGAGCTCGGAGGAGTTCCGTGACACCATCCGGCACTTCTACGGGAcgctgcaggagctgcacaaCCGGATCAGCATTGTCCAG GTGCAGAAGCTGATCCACCCGCTGCTGTACCGGCAGTACCAGCTGAAGAAGGCCAGCATGGAGCGGGCCTGCGCCGGCGCCGCCGTGGAGCGCATCCTCTTCCACGGCACCACTGAGACCTCCAGCCGTGAGATCTGCCTGCACGGCTTCAACCGCAGCTTCTGTGGCAAGAACG ctgCTCTCTATGGCCTCGGCGTGTACTTCGCGGTGGACGCGGCGGTCTCGGCACGGGAACAGTACTCGCCGTGCAGCGCCAACGGCACCAAGTTCATCTTCATGGCCAAGGTGCTGACAGGGCTGTTTGCCCGGGGGGGGCCAGGGCTGCGGGCACCCCCCCTGCGGGAAGGGGCCGGGGCCCCCCTGCGCTACCACAGCGTGGTGGACAACCCCCACCGTCCTGCCATCTTCGTCATCTTCAATGACACCCAGGCCTACCCACAGTACCTCATCACCTGCCGCTGCCGTGGGGCCCCCCACTCAGCCCCTCATGGCCCCTCTGAACCACTCTGA
- the GRINA gene encoding protein lifeguard 1 isoform X1, protein MSHEKSFLVGGEGFPGQQPTAPPAYPQPPYPPAPYPQPQFSPAPYAQPGFPQGPGPYPPPGPYPPPGPYPPGPYPMPGPYPGGPYAQPPYAQPQPMVPGDQDYGARPHFWPWRPGPAGIRVAPLHSTYHEDGPPSYYDNQDFPSAHWDDKSIRQAFIRKVFLVLTLQLSVTFAFVAVFTFAKGVRGFVQRNVWTYYVSYAVFFISLIVLSCCGDFRRKHPWNLVALSILTVSLSYMVGMIASFYDTEAVIMAVGITVVVCFTVVIFSLQTKYDFTSCRGVLIICLVVLILFSILCIFIRNRIVDIVYASLGALLFTCFLAVDTQLILGNKQLALSPEEYVFAALNLYTDIINIFLYILAIIGRAKE, encoded by the exons ATGTCCCACGAGAAGAGCTTCCTGGTGGGGGGCGAGGGCTTCCCGGGGCAGCAGCCCACAGCCCCCCCGGCCTACCCGCAGCCCCCCTACCCCCCTGCCCCATACCcccagccccagttctctcccGCACCCTATGCCCAGCCAGGCTTCCCGCAGGGGCCGGGGCCCTACCCCCCCCCGGGGCCCTACCCCCCCCCAGGGCCCTACCCCCCCGGGCCGTACCCCATGCCGGGGCCGTACCCCGGGGGTCCCTATGCCCAGCCACCCTACGCCCAGCCGCAGCCCATGGTCCCTGGAGACCAAGACT ACGGAGCCAGGCCCCACTTCTGGCCCTGGAGACCCGGCCCCGCCGGCATCCGCGTGG cccctctgcacaGCACCTACCACGAGGATGGGCCACCCTCCTACTATGACAACCAGGACTTCCCCTCCGCGCACTGGGATGACAAGAGCATCCGTCAGGCCTTCATCCGCAAG GTGTTCCTGGTGCTGACCCTGCAGCTGAGTGTCACCTTCGCCTTCGTGGCCGTCTTCACCTTCGCCAAGGGCGTGCGGGGCTTCGTGCAGCGCAATGTCTGGACCTACTACGTGTCCTACGCTGTCTTCTTCATCTCCCTCATCGTCCTCAGCTGCTGCGGGGACTTCCGTCGCAAGCACCCCTGGAACCTGGTGGCCCTg TCCATCCTGACTGTCAGCCTGTCCTACATGGTGGGGATGATCGCCAGCTTCTACGACACTGAAGCCGTCATCATGGCCGTCGGCATCACCGTCGTCGTCTGCTTCACTGTCGTCATCTTCTCTCTGCAG ACCAAGTACGACTTCACCTCGTGCCGGGGTGTGCTGATCATCTGCCTCGTCGTCCTCATCCTCTTCTCCATCCTCTGCATCTTTATCCGGAACCGCATCGTGGACATTGTCTACGCCTCCCTGGGGGCCCTGCTCTTCACCTGC TTCCTGGCAGTGGACACGCAGCTGATCCTGGGGAACAAGCAGCTGGCGCTGAGCCCCGAGGAGTACGTGTTTGCAGCGCTCAACCTCTACACCGACATCATCAACATCTTCCTCTACATCCTGGCCATCATTGGCCGGGCCAAGGAGTga
- the GRINA gene encoding protein lifeguard 1 isoform X2 has translation MSHEKSFLVGGEGFPGQQPTAPPAYPQPPYPPAPYPQPQFSPAPYAQPGFPQGPGPYPPPGPYPPPGPYPPGPYPMPGPYPGGPYAQPPYAQPQPMVPGDQDSPLHSTYHEDGPPSYYDNQDFPSAHWDDKSIRQAFIRKVFLVLTLQLSVTFAFVAVFTFAKGVRGFVQRNVWTYYVSYAVFFISLIVLSCCGDFRRKHPWNLVALSILTVSLSYMVGMIASFYDTEAVIMAVGITVVVCFTVVIFSLQTKYDFTSCRGVLIICLVVLILFSILCIFIRNRIVDIVYASLGALLFTCFLAVDTQLILGNKQLALSPEEYVFAALNLYTDIINIFLYILAIIGRAKE, from the exons ATGTCCCACGAGAAGAGCTTCCTGGTGGGGGGCGAGGGCTTCCCGGGGCAGCAGCCCACAGCCCCCCCGGCCTACCCGCAGCCCCCCTACCCCCCTGCCCCATACCcccagccccagttctctcccGCACCCTATGCCCAGCCAGGCTTCCCGCAGGGGCCGGGGCCCTACCCCCCCCCGGGGCCCTACCCCCCCCCAGGGCCCTACCCCCCCGGGCCGTACCCCATGCCGGGGCCGTACCCCGGGGGTCCCTATGCCCAGCCACCCTACGCCCAGCCGCAGCCCATGGTCCCTGGAGACCAAGACT cccctctgcacaGCACCTACCACGAGGATGGGCCACCCTCCTACTATGACAACCAGGACTTCCCCTCCGCGCACTGGGATGACAAGAGCATCCGTCAGGCCTTCATCCGCAAG GTGTTCCTGGTGCTGACCCTGCAGCTGAGTGTCACCTTCGCCTTCGTGGCCGTCTTCACCTTCGCCAAGGGCGTGCGGGGCTTCGTGCAGCGCAATGTCTGGACCTACTACGTGTCCTACGCTGTCTTCTTCATCTCCCTCATCGTCCTCAGCTGCTGCGGGGACTTCCGTCGCAAGCACCCCTGGAACCTGGTGGCCCTg TCCATCCTGACTGTCAGCCTGTCCTACATGGTGGGGATGATCGCCAGCTTCTACGACACTGAAGCCGTCATCATGGCCGTCGGCATCACCGTCGTCGTCTGCTTCACTGTCGTCATCTTCTCTCTGCAG ACCAAGTACGACTTCACCTCGTGCCGGGGTGTGCTGATCATCTGCCTCGTCGTCCTCATCCTCTTCTCCATCCTCTGCATCTTTATCCGGAACCGCATCGTGGACATTGTCTACGCCTCCCTGGGGGCCCTGCTCTTCACCTGC TTCCTGGCAGTGGACACGCAGCTGATCCTGGGGAACAAGCAGCTGGCGCTGAGCCCCGAGGAGTACGTGTTTGCAGCGCTCAACCTCTACACCGACATCATCAACATCTTCCTCTACATCCTGGCCATCATTGGCCGGGCCAAGGAGTga
- the PLEC gene encoding plectin: MPPPPASADNAALGIVGPEFKDKLLSAERAVTGYRDPYSGKLISLFQAMKKGLILKDHGIRLLEAQIATGGIIDPEESHRLPVEMAYKRGLFDEEMNEILLDPSDDTKGFFDPNTEENLTYLQLMERCITDPETGLCLLPLKEKKRERKTSSKSSVRKRRVVIVDPETGKEMSVYEAYHKGLIDHQTYLELSEQECEWEEITTSSSDGVVKSMIIDRRSGRQYDIDDAISKGLIDQSALDQYRSGTLSITEFADMLSGNMGGFRSRSSSVGSSSSYTVSPAPTRMQISMWSDPTEETGPVAGILDTDTLEKVSITEAMRRNLVDNITGQRLLEAQACTGGIIDPNTGDKCSVADAVNKGLVDKIMVDRINLAQKAFYGFEDPRTKTKMSAAQALKKGWLYYEAGQRFLEVQYLTGGLIEPDTTGRVSLDEALQKGTIDTRTAQKLRDVNTYSKYLTCPKTKLKISYKDAMDRSMIEDGTGLRLLEASSQSSKGYYSPYNVSGAGSTSGSRSGSRTGSRSSSRRGSFDATSSGFSMTFSSSSYSSSFGRRYTTGPGVATTAAGSCGQEVGGGLGRLPGPWLCVA; the protein is encoded by the exons aTGCCCCCCCCGCCCGCTTCGGCGGACAACGCGGCGCTGG GCATTGTGGGCCCCGAGTTCAAGGACAAGCTGCTCTCCGCTGAGAGGGCGGTCACTGGCTACCGGGACCCCTATTCTGGAAAGctcatctccctcttccaggcCATGAAGAAGGGTTTGATCCTGAAGGACCATGGCATCCGCCTGCTGGAGGCTCAGATCGCCACAGGAGGCATCATTGACCCTGAGGAGAGCCACCGCCTGCCTGTGGAGATGGCCTACAAGAGGGGTCTCTTTGATGAGGAGATGAACGAGATCCTTCTGGATCCCAGCGATGACACCAAGGGCTTCTTCGACCCCAACACAGAGGAGAACCTCACCTACCTGCAGCTGATGGAGCGGTGCATCACCGACCCAGAGACGGGGCTGTGCCTCCTGCCCCTGAAGGAGAAGAAGCGAGAGAGGAAGACCTCCTCCAAGTCCTCGGTCCGCAAGCGCAGGGTGGTGATTGTGGACCCGGAGACAGGCAAGGAGATGTCTGTCTATGAAGCCTACCACAAGGGCCTCATCGACCACCAGACCTACCTGGAGCTGTCAGAGCAGGAGTGCGAGTGGGAGGAGAtcaccacctcctcctcagATGGTGTGGTGAAGTCCATGATCATCGACCGGCGCTCAGGGCGACAGTATGATATCGATGACGCCATCAGCAAGGGCCTGATTGACCAGTCGGCCCTGGACCAGTACCGCTCTGGCACCCTCTCCATCACCGAGTTTGCTGACATGCTCTCTGGCAACATGGGCGGCTTCCGCTCGCGCTCCTCCTCGGTGGGATCCTCCTCCTCCTACACCGTAAGCCCAGCCCCCACCCGGATGCAGATCTCCATGTGGAGTGACCCAACCGAGGAGACGGGGCCAGTGGCAGGCATCCTGGACACGGACACTCTGGAGAAGGTATCCATCACAGAGGCGATGCGCCGCAACCTGGTGGACAACATCACGGGCCAGAGGCTGCTGGAAGCCCAGGCCTGTACCGGCGGCATCATTGACCCCAACACTGGCGACAAGTGCTCTGTCGCCGATGCTGTCAACAAGGGCCTGGTGGACAAAATCATGGTGGACCGCATCAACCTGGCGCAGAAGGCCTTCTACGGCTTCGAGGACCCGCGCACCAAGACCAAGATGTCAGCGGCGCAGGCGCTGAAGAAGGGCTGGCTGTACTACGAGGCTGGGCAGCGGTTCCTGGAGGTGCAGTACCTGACCGGGGGCCTGATCGAGCCCGACACCACCGGCCGCGTCTCCCTGGATGAGGCGCTGCAGAAGGGCACCATCGACACCCGCACGGCCCAGAAACTGCGCGACGTCAACACCTACTCCAAGTACCTCACCTGCCCCAAAACCAAGCTCAAGATCTCCTACAAGGATGCCATGGACCGGAGCATGATTGAGGACGGGACAGGCCTGCGGCTGCTGGAGGCCTCCTCCCAGTCCAGCAAGGGCTACTACAGCCCCTACAACGTCAGCGGCGCCGGCTCCACCTCTGGCTCCCGCTCCGGCTCCCGCACCGGCTCCCGCTCCAGCTCCAGGCGTGGCAGCTTTGATGCCACCAGCTCCGGCTTCTCCATgaccttctcttcctcctcctacTCCTCCAGCTTTGGGCGCAGATACACCACGGGTCCTGGTGTTGccaccacagctgctgggagctgtgggcaggaggTGGGCGGGGGGCTCGGGAGGCTGCCCGGCCCCTGGCTCTGTGTGGCCTGA